In Phormidium yuhuli AB48, one genomic interval encodes:
- a CDS encoding DegT/DnrJ/EryC1/StrS family aminotransferase, with product MTSDPTPIPFVDLHSLHQPIQAELDAAVAQVLERGDFILGQAVREFETAFAQACGVAHGIGVACGTDAIALGLQACGIGPGDEVIVPANTFIATVIGVLHADAIPVLVDCDPQTALMDLDAVEQAITPRTRAVLPVHLYGQLVSPQKLREIATSHNLILFEDAAQAHLGQRDGETAGSVGMAAAFSFYPSKNLGTAGNGGIVVTNHAEVAERVRSLRNYGAPKKYVHVYRGTNSRLDTLQGTILNVKLPHLAHWNQQRNQAGQTYDRLLAPLADQGITPMRNDCGSGHVYHLYVIRVNNPQCDRDRLSNALEKQGIQTGIHYPIPCHLQPAYRNLGYSAGDFPVSEALSEQILSLPMYPGITDADIERVVYALKTELSALT from the coding sequence ATGACGTCAGATCCAACCCCAATTCCCTTCGTAGACCTGCATTCTCTGCACCAGCCCATTCAGGCCGAACTGGATGCGGCCGTGGCCCAAGTCTTGGAACGAGGTGATTTCATTTTAGGGCAGGCGGTTCGTGAGTTTGAAACAGCCTTCGCCCAAGCTTGTGGCGTGGCCCATGGGATTGGCGTGGCCTGTGGAACCGATGCGATCGCCCTAGGCCTGCAGGCCTGCGGCATTGGCCCAGGGGATGAAGTCATTGTCCCAGCGAATACCTTTATTGCAACGGTGATTGGGGTATTACATGCGGATGCAATCCCCGTCTTGGTCGACTGTGATCCGCAGACGGCCTTGATGGATCTCGATGCCGTTGAACAGGCAATTACCCCGCGTACTCGTGCCGTTTTACCGGTTCATCTCTATGGACAACTGGTGTCTCCCCAAAAACTACGGGAAATCGCCACGAGTCATAATCTGATTCTCTTTGAAGATGCCGCCCAGGCCCATCTCGGGCAACGGGACGGGGAAACGGCGGGTTCCGTGGGGATGGCTGCCGCCTTTAGTTTCTACCCCAGTAAAAATCTAGGGACTGCTGGTAATGGGGGTATAGTTGTCACCAATCATGCCGAGGTAGCCGAGCGAGTGCGATCGCTGCGGAACTATGGCGCTCCCAAGAAATATGTTCATGTCTATCGAGGAACCAATAGCCGCCTCGATACCCTGCAAGGCACAATTCTCAACGTCAAATTGCCCCACCTGGCCCATTGGAACCAACAGCGCAACCAGGCCGGGCAAACCTATGATCGCCTACTCGCACCTCTAGCAGACCAGGGGATTACCCCCATGCGTAATGACTGCGGCTCGGGTCATGTCTATCATCTCTACGTGATTCGGGTCAACAATCCTCAGTGCGATCGCGATCGCCTCAGCAATGCCCTAGAGAAACAAGGGATTCAAACCGGGATTCACTATCCCATCCCCTGCCACCTGCAACCGGCCTATCGTAACCTGGGGTATAGTGCAGGTGATTTCCCCGTCTCAGAAGCCCTCAGCGAGCAGATTCTTTCCCTACCCATGTATCCCGGCATAACCGACGCCGATATCGAACGAGTCGTTTATGCCCTTAAAACCGAACTCTCAGCCTTGACCTAA
- a CDS encoding SGNH/GDSL hydrolase family protein, producing MNVLKLLILLILVAAIASELGLRWCLGFGNPLLYVADDSIGYRLAPNQRTRRLGNRITVNQFSLRGPEITAEPAPETRRILLLGDSIANGGWWTDDANTISAQLQERLETSEQPVEVLNASANSWGPRNQWEYVRKFGIFGAAEVVLLLNTDDLFSRPPTSVVVGRDRSYPNKRPPLAWVELMSRFLPPAEIPELAEIEQQDGDVIQKNLEAIGQLCDALQAQNVEVLVLLTPLKRELGEPGPRPYEQKARERLANYLKERSVHYVDVLFTLNGLDNPGTLYRDTIHFNASGNHILTELLRLRLHKTL from the coding sequence GTGAACGTCTTAAAACTTCTCATTCTTCTCATTCTGGTGGCGGCGATCGCCTCAGAGTTGGGACTCCGCTGGTGTTTGGGTTTTGGCAACCCACTGCTCTATGTGGCTGATGACAGCATCGGTTATCGTCTGGCCCCCAATCAACGCACCCGTCGCTTGGGCAATCGTATTACGGTCAACCAGTTTTCCCTACGAGGGCCGGAGATCACGGCGGAGCCTGCCCCTGAGACGCGCCGCATTTTGCTGTTGGGAGATTCCATTGCCAATGGGGGCTGGTGGACTGATGATGCAAACACCATTTCTGCCCAGTTACAGGAACGCCTAGAAACGTCCGAGCAGCCAGTGGAGGTCTTGAATGCCTCCGCCAACTCCTGGGGCCCCCGCAATCAATGGGAATATGTCCGTAAGTTTGGCATTTTTGGGGCGGCTGAGGTGGTGTTATTGCTGAACACCGATGACTTATTTTCCCGTCCACCGACTTCAGTGGTGGTGGGGCGCGATCGCAGTTATCCCAATAAACGCCCTCCCCTGGCTTGGGTTGAACTCATGAGTCGCTTTCTCCCGCCGGCGGAGATTCCCGAGTTAGCAGAAATCGAGCAGCAGGATGGGGATGTCATTCAGAAGAATTTAGAGGCTATTGGTCAACTTTGTGATGCGTTACAAGCCCAAAATGTAGAGGTACTGGTGCTGTTAACTCCTTTAAAACGGGAGTTAGGAGAGCCGGGACCCCGCCCCTATGAACAGAAAGCCCGAGAACGCTTGGCAAATTATCTTAAAGAGCGCAGTGTTCACTATGTGGATGTCTTATTCACCTTAAACGGACTTGATAATCCGGGAACTTTGTATCGCGATACCATTCACTTTAATGCTTCTGGCAACCATATTCTAACTGAGCTACTCCGTTTACGACTTCACAAAACCCTATAA
- the btpA gene encoding photosystem I biogenesis protein BtpA, whose amino-acid sequence MDFKQIFPTSNPIIGVVHLLPLPSSPRWGGNLKTVIDRAEREAAALAAGGVDGMIVENFFDSPFTNGQVDPVVVSAMTVIVERLMGLVTVPIGVNVLRNDARSSLAIASCVGAKFIRVNVLTGVMATDQGIIEGCAHDLMRYRRELGSEVQILADVLVKHAYPLGSPSLSLTVRETLERGLADGVILSGVATGIPPTLEDLEAAKRSAGSKPVLIGSGATWENIPHLMKAADGAIVSSSLKRHGQIHEPIDPIRVTQFVEAVQAQPPEETTASVNSRTLNKVRS is encoded by the coding sequence GTGGACTTCAAGCAGATTTTCCCAACCTCAAACCCAATTATCGGAGTTGTACACCTACTTCCCTTGCCCTCCTCGCCCCGCTGGGGGGGGAATCTGAAGACGGTCATCGATCGCGCTGAACGAGAAGCGGCTGCACTGGCCGCTGGGGGGGTCGATGGCATGATTGTCGAGAACTTCTTTGATTCTCCCTTCACTAACGGACAAGTCGATCCGGTCGTGGTCAGTGCTATGACCGTTATTGTAGAGCGCTTGATGGGCTTAGTCACGGTTCCCATTGGCGTCAATGTCTTGCGCAATGATGCCCGTAGCAGTTTGGCGATCGCCAGTTGTGTCGGGGCTAAGTTCATTCGGGTCAATGTTTTGACCGGTGTGATGGCAACGGATCAGGGCATCATCGAAGGTTGTGCCCATGATTTGATGCGCTATCGTCGGGAACTCGGCAGTGAGGTGCAAATTCTGGCCGATGTCCTGGTCAAACATGCCTATCCCCTCGGCAGTCCCAGCCTGAGTCTCACGGTCCGGGAAACCCTGGAACGAGGCTTAGCTGATGGGGTTATTCTCTCGGGAGTAGCCACGGGAATCCCCCCGACTCTTGAGGATTTAGAGGCGGCCAAACGGTCCGCTGGCTCGAAACCCGTCTTGATTGGCAGCGGCGCCACATGGGAGAATATCCCCCATTTGATGAAGGCAGCAGATGGGGCGATTGTGTCGAGTTCCCTGAAACGACATGGCCAGATCCACGAACCCATTGACCCCATCCGAGTGACGCAGTTTGTAGAAGCCGTGCAAGCCCAACCCCCAGAGGAAACAACGGCTAGCGTCAATAGTCGAACCTTAAATAAAGTGCGATCGTAA
- a CDS encoding vitamin K epoxide reductase family protein, with product MTRRSSQPRFSPWSRPLMGAIAALGVLETSMLTVVKLTDRVEAICPTQGCNQVLNSAYGTVFGLPLTLLGVLGYGVMLFLALAPYGISRDRDRNGHDRLDRLTGWGLLAGGSMMAAFSGYLMTILVGELHEFCPYCLLSALLSFSLFGLAAFSQTWEDEGQPFFTSFILIAVTVVGVTGLYANAEPTVAATPAQIAEGGQKAPPITTESGPAEIALANHLTDIGARGFGAYWCPHCYSQKQLFGAEAFEKLTYLECDANGYQAQPQACQAAGVRAYPTWEINGQLYEGTRELRELARLSGYEGDRDFRHSIRSVR from the coding sequence ATGACTCGTCGATCTTCCCAACCTCGGTTTTCCCCCTGGTCTCGCCCTCTGATGGGGGCGATCGCTGCCTTGGGAGTCCTGGAAACTAGCATGTTAACCGTTGTGAAGCTGACGGATAGGGTCGAGGCAATTTGTCCGACGCAAGGCTGTAATCAGGTGCTTAACAGTGCCTATGGGACGGTCTTCGGGCTACCCCTAACCCTCTTGGGGGTCCTGGGCTATGGAGTAATGCTGTTCTTGGCCTTGGCCCCCTATGGAATTAGCCGCGATCGCGATCGCAACGGACATGACCGCCTCGATCGCCTCACCGGCTGGGGACTCTTAGCTGGAGGCAGTATGATGGCCGCCTTTAGTGGCTATCTGATGACTATTCTGGTTGGGGAGCTCCATGAATTTTGCCCCTACTGTCTCCTCTCAGCCCTCTTGTCCTTTAGTTTATTTGGCTTAGCTGCCTTTAGCCAAACCTGGGAGGATGAAGGACAACCCTTCTTTACCAGTTTTATCCTGATAGCGGTCACCGTAGTGGGAGTGACCGGACTCTATGCCAATGCTGAGCCCACTGTAGCTGCGACCCCAGCTCAGATAGCCGAGGGCGGACAGAAAGCTCCCCCCATCACCACCGAATCAGGCCCCGCAGAAATTGCCCTGGCAAACCATTTAACAGATATTGGTGCCCGTGGCTTTGGAGCCTACTGGTGTCCCCATTGTTATAGCCAGAAACAATTATTTGGCGCCGAAGCCTTTGAGAAGCTGACCTATCTCGAATGTGATGCCAATGGCTATCAGGCTCAGCCTCAAGCCTGTCAGGCGGCGGGAGTGCGGGCCTATCCAACCTGGGAGATTAATGGACAACTGTATGAAGGAACCCGTGAGTTACGGGAGTTGGCCCGGTTATCCGGCTATGAGGGAGATCGGGATTTTCGTCATTCAATTCGTAGTGTCCGTTAA